GCGTATGGTCTTTTCTCTAATGCGCTCTTACCGGCAAGTCTTCTTTCGCCTTTAAGAGCAAGACTTACACCTAGACGTCTCTCTATTTTTTCAACCGGACCTCTATATCTTGCCATAGTTTCTCCTAATACTTTTTAATTCTCTAAACTTCAGCGTACCGTAATAAATAGATTATACTCTTCTTCTTTTCGGAGGCCTACACCCGTTATGCGGTAAAGGTGTGATATCTTTGAAAAACAAAACTTTTATCCCCTCAATCGCCCCTACAGTCTTTACTGCAGTATCTCTACCGCTTCCAGGACCTTGAACTTTGATACCTACTTCTTTTATGCCGTGCTCTTTAGCTTTAGTCATAGCATCTTCAACAGCTTGTTGAGCAGCAAATGGCGTAGACTTTTTGCTGCCTTTAAAACTAAGGCTTCCGGCACTACTCCATGCTATAACATTACCCATCTCATCGGTAACTGTTACAACAGTATTGTTAAAGGTAGCGTTAATAAACACAATACCTTTTGCAATATTCTTTTTAACTACTTTTTTTCTTGTTTTTCTTTTTGCCATCCATCAATCCTTTACTTAGATCCTACTGTTTTCTTTTTACCTTTTCTAGTTCTGGCATTAGTTTTGGTTCTTTGACCTCTAACTGGAAGACCTCTTCTATGTCTAAGACCTCTATAACAGCCAATATCCATTAGAGCTTTTATATCCATAGCTACTTTACGTCTTAGATCACCCTCTACCATATAGTTATCTCTGATCTCTTTGTTAATTTTAGCCACTTCTTCTTCTGTCAGTTCATGAACTCTTTTGTCATAGCTGATCCCTGTAGCATCCAAAATTTTTCTGGAAGTAGTCAAGCCTATACCGTAAATATAGGTCAATGCATACTCCATTCTTTTGCTTTTCGGTAAATCTACACCTGCAATCCTTGCCATTTACTATCCTTGTCTCTGTTTATGTTTTGGATTTTCGCAAATTACTCTAATAACACCTTTTCGCTTAATGATTTTGCATTTTTCGCACATCTTTTTAACAGATGGTCTAACCTTCATTGTATCTCCTTAAAATTAGGTAGAAGGGTGAAGGGAAGGATGAAGGGCGAAGGATGAAGGGTGAAGGGCGAAGGATGAAGGAACGTTTTCCTTCTACCTTCTGCCTCCTGCCTTCTGCCTTCTACAGCCTTCTACCTTCTACCTTAACCCCCAAACAAACTGCACTGTTTACGGTACGCTTTAGGTTTAATGAGTTTAATTAAACCAATCCTTGTAAGAAGAGTGCTACTTCTTACAAAGATTCTTCGCGCAGTTCCCTAGAAAGGGACAAAATTGTACTAAAATAGAGCTTAATTTAAGATAAATTTTAGATTATTTGTATCTAAAGGTTATCCTACCTTTATCTAAACTATACGGTGTCAACTCAACCTTAACTTTATCACCTGGTAATATTTTAATATAATGCATTCTCATTTTGCCTGCAATATGGCACAATACAACATGTCCATTTTCAAGTTCTACTCTAAATGTTGCATTAGGTAGAGCCTCTTTAACTATACCGTCAACTTCTATTACATCATCCTTAGCCATTTTACCTCCTATTTTTTATTGAGTGGTTTATCTTTAGTATGTAGTAACAAATAAATGCCAATCAAACTTTACTTAAAATTTCGGCTTTCCCTTCTATTATTGCTACAGTATGCTCATAATGAGCACCATTAAGTCCATCTTCACTAACTACTGACCACTTATCTTCTAATATTTTTGGAGTCCCACTTTTTTGGCAGATCATAGGCTCTAAACAAAAAACCATTCCATTTTTGATTTTAGGGCCGCTTTTTGGTGAGCCATGCTCTAGATAGTTAGGAATTTCAGGTTCTTCATGCGGCTTTTTTCCGATACCATGCCCGCAAAACCCATGAAGTGGAACAAAACCACGAGATTTTATAAATTTCTCGATCTCAAAACTAAGTTCTTTAAATCTAAGTCCCGGTTTTATCAGTTCTATAGCGAAATAAAGAGTCTCCTTCGCACATAAAACGAGCTCTTTATCTCTTTCGCTAACATCTCCTACACAAACTGTTATAGCCGCATCTCCATACCAACCATCAAGCTCAGTACCTATATCTAGACCTATAATATCACCTTCTTTAAGTCTATAATCAGTAGGAATACCATGAATTATAACCTGATTTACTGAAGTACACACAGAAGCAGGAAAGCCGTAAAGGCCTTTAAATGAGGGGCGTGCTCCGTAGTCTCTTATAAACTCTTCTCCTAGTTTATCTAATTCTTTCAAAGAGATGCCGGGAACACATTTTTCCTTTAAATACTCTAAAGTTTTAGCTACTATAATATTGGCTTTTCTTAGAGCTTCAATTTCATTAGGTTTTCTTATCGCAATAGACATTAAAGACCTACAGCACTTAATGTCTCATATTTGTTCATATATATCTGTGCCTCAATTTTTCTCATTGTATCAAGAGCAACTTGAACCACTATCAATACCGCAGTTCCTCCAAAATAAAAAGGCACACCCATACCTTTTACCAATATCCATGGTAAAGTAGAAATGATTCCTAGATAAATTGCTCCCCAAAATGTCAACCTGCTCGCTACTTCATTTAAAAACTCTGCGGTATGTTCTCCAGGTCTAACTCCGGGGATAAATCCGCCTTGTCTTTTTAAATTTTCCGCTATATCTTTTGCATTAAATACAATTGAAGCATAGAAATAAGCAAAAAATACAACTAGAAAAAACATTAAGATATTAAACAGATATCCGTTTGGATTAAGAATATCTGATATCTTTTGAATGATAGGATTAGTACTCGCTTGTAAAATTGTTGACGGAAACATCAATATAGCCGAAGCAAAAATAGGCGGAATAACTCCACTTAAATTTACCTTGATAGGGATGTAGTTCATTACTCTTTTTTTCTGATTTTGCATCATTACTTTTCTAGAATATGAAACCGGTATTCTTCTCTCACCTAGCTCAACATATATAATAAATCCGACTGTTAAAAGTATAATTGCAAATATAGCTATCAAAATTAAGAAGTTAAGTTCACCTGTATTTACAAGATTTATCGTTCCAGCAATTGCTGACGGAATACCAGATACTATACCTGCAAAGATTATGAGTGATATACCGTTTCCTATTCCTCTTTGGGTAATCTGTTCCCCTATCCACATCAATATCATTGTTCCAGCTAGCATAGATATAGCAGCTACTGTGATAAATGTTGGCATATCGATCATAATTGCGCTCTCGCCGCCGCGTCCAGTAAGGCTTTGTAAACCAATAGAAACACCGACTGCCTGAACTAAGGTAATTGCTATGGTTGCATATCTAATAATCTGCATATATTTAACCATCCCATCTCTCTCTTTTTTCATCTGCCCAAGAGATGGGAATGTAGCCGCTAATAGTTCCATAATAATCGAAGCAGTAATATAAGGCATAATACCTAAAGAGATGATACTAAGTCTCTCAACAGCGTTACCGCTAAACATATTAAATAGCCCCAAGGCATTACCTGCCTGGGAGTCGAAAAACTCTTTTACAACGTCAATATTCACACCAGGAACTGGAACATAAGCTAATACTCTATAAATAAACAGAAAGCCTAGTGTTATTAGTATCTTATTTAAAAGAGCTTTATTCATTATTTTTGTCCGCTGTAAGTAATATTTTCATCTTTTATCTTATTAACTATATCTTTTACACCTGAACCAATAAGTTTAACTTTAGTTACTTTCTTAGTCATCTTATGAACACTTCTTATAGTGTCCATTGTTATTTCATCAAGTTCTGCAACTTTTTTTACTTTATCAACATTGATTACATACGGTTTTACAACATTTGAAGTAAAACCGATTTTAGGTAATCTTCTTTGAAGTGGTTGTTGCCCGCCTTCAAAACCTCTTTTTTGTTTATAACCAGTTCTACTTTTTTGTCCTTTTTGGCCTCTCGTAGCAGTTTTACCCATACCGCTACCCTGACCGCGTCCAACTCTTTTAGTCTTATGAGTACTTCCCGCTGCTGGTTGTAAGTTATGAAGTGCCATCTATCTATCCTTAAATTTAATTTTGACTATGCTTTAATTTTTCCAAGAGCTTCTATTGTTGCTCTTACTAAGTTTGAAGGATTGTTAGATCCAAGTGATTTAGTCAAAATATCCTTAATTCCTGCAAGTTCAAGAACTGGCCTTGCAGCACCACCGGCAATAACCCCAGTACCTTCACTGGCCGGTTTTAAAATAATTTTACTTGCATTATATTTATGAGTAATATCATGAGCAATGGTTGAACCTTTGATATTTACGGTAGTTATATTTTTAAAAGCGTTGTCAACAGCCTTTTTAATAGCATCTGGTACCTCTTTTGCTTTACCGATACCGTAACCTACATGTCCTTTTTTATCTCCTACAACAACTAAAGCACTAAATCTAAATCTTCTACCGCCTTTTACAACCTTTGTAACTCTACCGATATTAACAACTACCTCTTCAAACTCTTCTCTATTCCACTTTTCCATAGTCACAACCTTTAAAACTTAATTCCGTTTTCTCTAAGTGCATCCGCAAAAGATGCAACTACACCATGGTAAAGATAACCGTTTCTATCAAATACGATTGTCTCAATACCTTTTGCTTTTAGCTGTTCAGCCATTACTGAAGCAACTTTTTTTACATCTTCTTTATTAGCTTTCAAACCCATTTTTGCCCCATCAGCATACGCTATAGTATGTCCTTTAGTATCATCAATGGCTTGAGCGTAAAAGTGTCTGTTTGATTTAAATACTGAAACTCTCGGTCTACTTTCGCAGCCGGTTATCTTACCTCTAACTCTTCTTTTTCTTTTTATTCTTAGTCTATTTTTTTTTCTTTGAATTGATTCTCTCATGAGACACGCCCCTTACTATTTCTTAGCTGTCTTACCAGCTTTTCTGATGATAACTTCATCCACGTACTTCACGCCTTTTCCTTTGTAAGGCTCAGGCGGTCTAAAACTTCTAATTTTTGCAGCAACTTGACCAACTTGCTGCTTATCATGACCTTTAACAATAATTATATTTTTTTCAACTTTTATTTCAATTCCTTCCGGAATAGGAAATATTACAGGATGTGAAAATCCAAGCTGTAGTTCTAGATTTTTTCCGCTAACCGCAGCTCTGTAACCAACACCGTTGATCTCTAGTCTCTTTTCGAATCCTTTAACGAGACCTTCGATCATATTATTTGTCAAAGCTCTATATGTTCCCCAGAAAGCTCTGCTTTGTCTATCTTCACCTTTTGGTGAAAAAATGATTTTATTATCTTCAATTTTTACATCAACATAATTTCTGGTATCCACCTCTTTTACAAGGTTTCCTTTCTTTGCTATTACTTTACCATCTTCAATCTTAACTTCTACACCTGATGGTATCTCTACAGGCTGTTTTCCTATTCTACTCATTTTTTTCCTTTTTACGATATTTCTACGATTATACGAATGGATATCGTATTACCAAACACTGCAAAGCAGTTCGCCACCAACACCTTTGGCGTATGCTTCATCATTAGGAAGGACACCTTTAGAGGTGCTTACAATAATAGTTCCATAACCGTTTTTAAATCTCTTTATCTCATCCTTGCCTTTGTAGATTCTTCTACCTGGTTTAGATATTCTTTTTATCTCATTAATTACAGGCTTTTTAACTTTGCCTTGTTCTTCATATTTCAATACTACATTGATGAACTTTTTATTTCCATCTTCGATAACTTTA
This Nitrosophilus labii DNA region includes the following protein-coding sequences:
- the rpsK gene encoding 30S ribosomal protein S11, with amino-acid sequence MAKRKTRKKVVKKNIAKGIVFINATFNNTVVTVTDEMGNVIAWSSAGSLSFKGSKKSTPFAAQQAVEDAMTKAKEHGIKEVGIKVQGPGSGRDTAVKTVGAIEGIKVLFFKDITPLPHNGCRPPKRRRV
- the rpsM gene encoding 30S ribosomal protein S13; the protein is MARIAGVDLPKSKRMEYALTYIYGIGLTTSRKILDATGISYDKRVHELTEEEVAKINKEIRDNYMVEGDLRRKVAMDIKALMDIGCYRGLRHRRGLPVRGQRTKTNARTRKGKKKTVGSK
- the rpmJ gene encoding 50S ribosomal protein L36; its protein translation is MKVRPSVKKMCEKCKIIKRKGVIRVICENPKHKQRQG
- the infA gene encoding translation initiation factor IF-1, encoding MAKDDVIEVDGIVKEALPNATFRVELENGHVVLCHIAGKMRMHYIKILPGDKVKVELTPYSLDKGRITFRYK
- the map gene encoding type I methionyl aminopeptidase; protein product: MSIAIRKPNEIEALRKANIIVAKTLEYLKEKCVPGISLKELDKLGEEFIRDYGARPSFKGLYGFPASVCTSVNQVIIHGIPTDYRLKEGDIIGLDIGTELDGWYGDAAITVCVGDVSERDKELVLCAKETLYFAIELIKPGLRFKELSFEIEKFIKSRGFVPLHGFCGHGIGKKPHEEPEIPNYLEHGSPKSGPKIKNGMVFCLEPMICQKSGTPKILEDKWSVVSEDGLNGAHYEHTVAIIEGKAEILSKV
- the secY gene encoding preprotein translocase subunit SecY, producing MNKALLNKILITLGFLFIYRVLAYVPVPGVNIDVVKEFFDSQAGNALGLFNMFSGNAVERLSIISLGIMPYITASIIMELLAATFPSLGQMKKERDGMVKYMQIIRYATIAITLVQAVGVSIGLQSLTGRGGESAIMIDMPTFITVAAISMLAGTMILMWIGEQITQRGIGNGISLIIFAGIVSGIPSAIAGTINLVNTGELNFLILIAIFAIILLTVGFIIYVELGERRIPVSYSRKVMMQNQKKRVMNYIPIKVNLSGVIPPIFASAILMFPSTILQASTNPIIQKISDILNPNGYLFNILMFFLVVFFAYFYASIVFNAKDIAENLKRQGGFIPGVRPGEHTAEFLNEVASRLTFWGAIYLGIISTLPWILVKGMGVPFYFGGTAVLIVVQVALDTMRKIEAQIYMNKYETLSAVGL
- the rplO gene encoding 50S ribosomal protein L15; this encodes MALHNLQPAAGSTHKTKRVGRGQGSGMGKTATRGQKGQKSRTGYKQKRGFEGGQQPLQRRLPKIGFTSNVVKPYVINVDKVKKVAELDEITMDTIRSVHKMTKKVTKVKLIGSGVKDIVNKIKDENITYSGQK
- the rpsE gene encoding 30S ribosomal protein S5, yielding MEKWNREEFEEVVVNIGRVTKVVKGGRRFRFSALVVVGDKKGHVGYGIGKAKEVPDAIKKAVDNAFKNITTVNIKGSTIAHDITHKYNASKIILKPASEGTGVIAGGAARPVLELAGIKDILTKSLGSNNPSNLVRATIEALGKIKA
- the rplR gene encoding 50S ribosomal protein L18, whose translation is MRESIQRKKNRLRIKRKRRVRGKITGCESRPRVSVFKSNRHFYAQAIDDTKGHTIAYADGAKMGLKANKEDVKKVASVMAEQLKAKGIETIVFDRNGYLYHGVVASFADALRENGIKF
- the rplF gene encoding 50S ribosomal protein L6 produces the protein MSRIGKQPVEIPSGVEVKIEDGKVIAKKGNLVKEVDTRNYVDVKIEDNKIIFSPKGEDRQSRAFWGTYRALTNNMIEGLVKGFEKRLEINGVGYRAAVSGKNLELQLGFSHPVIFPIPEGIEIKVEKNIIIVKGHDKQQVGQVAAKIRSFRPPEPYKGKGVKYVDEVIIRKAGKTAKK
- the rpsH gene encoding 30S ribosomal protein S8, which codes for MINDMIADSITRIRNSSMRRQEVTKLLYSKIVESIVKILQDKGYIESYKVIEDGNKKFINVVLKYEEQGKVKKPVINEIKRISKPGRRIYKGKDEIKRFKNGYGTIIVSTSKGVLPNDEAYAKGVGGELLCSVW